The region gtgagtgagtgagtgagtgagtgagtgagtgagtgagtgggtGAGATGAAGGTGTGGTGTCAAGTTATTATTTGTGATTAACGAGAGGGTTGACACTCCGTAGAACGGCCAAGCTGCAGTACGGAGAAGCAAACCGGGacaaaaaggagaaaagaaacagGACAAGATGGTGGGCAGATGCGCATCCAGTCTCGAGTTGTCGCCCAATCAATCCACATCATTGTGGATTCACCATACAGCAAAAAGCCACGGGGGTACAAGGGCTATAAGAAGGAAAAGGTCTAGTAAACATACACAGGTGCAAACTGATGATGCAGTTTCATGTAGTCCCTCACCTGGGGCAACTTCATCTTCTGATCCACCCACAGCCGCTTCAGCGTGTCCTTGTGTTGTTCGAAGTCCCATTTTGACGGCCTCCCCATCTCTCTGATTCATCTCCTGGTTTGTATTTCCAAGACCTTGAGCGTCGAACGAAAGAACGAGCTCTTTTGCCCGTCTGGTTGTCCGAAGCTGCGAGTTTGTGTAGAAAATGAGCTGTCGCGCTCCGGGGGGATGGAGTGGGGCGACACCCCGACGGGTTGGAGAGTTTAAATCTCCCCAACCTCCGTAGTACCTGCTTACCGTGCGCACGCCCTTTTTGCACCGTCCGTTGCACACTGTTCCCCCTAATCCCCCTGAGATATGTGTTCAGGAGCACAGAATTGTGGCTGCCATTGATTGTCCAACATACCAACTACATTGTTCATCTATGGCCGTCTGCTGATTAAAACACGGGTCCGGAAGAACAACGATCAAATCTGGCATTCATCCGCACTATCCTACATAAAAGACAGCAATACGCCCCGCTGTTTTTGGTCCCAATCcgcctcccaaaaaaaaaaaaacaatatCCATGCTTCTGTCTATTAAAAGACTATTTGATTAGACTGTGATGAAAAGATGCCCATATTGGTACTCGCTGATTCATACTTTCGACGACCATCATCAAGACGAGCCCCGCCCCCTGATAGCTTCAAGTTCTAGGCACTGCTGATATCACCTCCACTATCCTGGGtattcttctcctcgtccccTTTTTCCGTCTTGGGGGAACTCGAACTCTCCGCACTATCGCCCACTTGCCTCCCAGCCGTATTCTTCTTTTCATCCCCAACATGTTCAGTCTCAGAAGCCGGAGGGGCAGAGTCTGGTAGAACCAAGTCTCCCTCCGCATCCTTCTTGacttcctcttcgtctttcttgtccccctcctccttgtcctccttgaCTTTCTTAACAGCTCCACCGCCTTCCAACTCATCGGTTGCTTCTCGCTTTGGGCTCTGGGGAACAACAGCTTCCTCCTTGTTACTATCACTAGCCTTCGATCCCGGCAGGCCTGTTTGGTCGGGTGGCCGTCCCACGGCAGCCTCCACGTTGATGCCTCTGGATTCTCCGATAGCGAGGGCCGCTGTCCCCACAGTAAATTTCCCAGTGCCAGCTGGTAAGGGGCCAGTATCCTCCGCCCCTATCTCCTCCGGACCCCTGGCGTGGGGaatctcttcttcatcctcagGGTCTGAGCTCATGGCTGAATCCTCGTCAGGCGAGCCGttggcttgggcttgggccTGAGCCTGTGCTTGAGCCTGCGCTTGCTGTTGtgcttgctgctgtcttgCTAATTGGCTGATGGGGACCACGCCGGCGCGCTGCTCCTGCCTCAAGAGCTCGCCCTGTGTGACGCCCCTCTGGGCGAGAACTgcacccacaccaccggCGCCTGTAGAGGGAATACCATTGACTGAAATGGACACCGTCTCGATTCTTCCCATTCCATTGGGCCCTTCGATCGTCTCGGTACTCTCTGTGCGCACCCTGCCGTCGAGTTGGTGTGCTTGTCGCTGTTGTAACTGGCGCTGTTGAAGCTGCAGGTGTTGAGAGGGATCAGCCCCTGGTCCTCCTGTGATACCACTAGCGGACAGAGGAGACGAGCCACCAGTTTCGCTCCCGGTGTCGCTGCCAGGCCCACCGTTCACTCTGCTGGTTAACCACGGAATAGGTGTTAACAGTGCGCCTCCCAACGCTTCGTCCGTGCCAACCGTACTTGCTACGCCCGAGGTTGCTCCAGCGCTCCCGTTAACGGACATACCCATGCCGCTCATGTCTGGTATCGCCGCAGGTAAGGGGTAAATATTTGCGCCGCTGGTGACATGAACCACACGATCAAGCGCGTGGAGCCATGCTATTACACTCTTGTAGTGCTGTCGTGGGCGAAGCATAAGCTCAGATAGGCGCTGAATCGTATGAGGTGGGTTTTCGGTGAAGTTCTCTTTCAACACCGAAGTGATCTCATCGAGCATATCTTGGACTGGTTTGGGAAGTGTGTCGGGCGTTGCTGGCGGCTCAGCTCGGGCTTCGGGCGCCGGCGGGGACGCTGTGGACGGAGGCGCCGGGGCAGATGGCCTCGCGgctgtgggggaggagttcTCCTTGTTGGTTTCTTGCGAAGAAGGCACCGAGTCGACAGCTAGTTCGGTCGGCTCGGACGAGGGTATCGGGGGAATCAGACGAGGGGACGGTGGTCGCACAGGCGCTCTGGAAGGAGGCAGTCTGGGGATAGGAAATTCGGTGATGGCAATCTAAACGGAGGTCAGTCGGCCTACCCACATGGTCTAGAGAACAATCCATGGCCGTATGAGCCCACCTTCTCGATGCGCGCAACCAGTTCTGGCAGCAGAGCAGGCCAGGCAGAGCTGCGATTTGCAGGTATTAGCGACCGACGAAATGCAGCGACCGATTTGTACGAATACTCACTAGTCCATGGACCCATCCAGCGCGACCTTTGTGAGGAGGTCATCGCCAGTATCAATATCCATCTCAGTCATCCTGATAGCCGCGATAATCCGTTGCGAGACGAAGGCTAAATGCGGCGGTTTGGCGCGTGATCAAGACTTTGGGTACTCTAAAAGCGCGACTGGGAAAATGGATGGCGCTAAATGCGAATCCTACCTCTCCAGTTCTGTCGGGATCTCCACTGCGCCGTCTTATTCTGGTGGGTTGCGCTGAGAAAGCAACTAGGAAGAGCAGGTGGCTGCAGAAGAGCACCCCAGGCAATAAAGCTTAATTGCAAGGCAGGAAGTGCTTTCAAGATGAGATTCCTTGTCGATATTTACAATGGCATGCTCAAGGTCTTTCCTGACCAGCACCGCCTATGTCGCTGGCAGTTGCGCTGCCGGAGGGCAACATGGAGTGCCTGGCGCCGGCAGCCACTGAAGCGTCGTCATAGCTTTCTCTTGGCGTTTACCGCTCAGGGCAAGGGATCCTCTCTGCCAACACCAGCGATACTCCCAGCAGTCTCCAAACTGCCAACAGCGCCCGCAGAGGTACCCAACACCTTAACAGCACCGCATGCTCACGAAGCTCCCACCACAGGCTCGCGAACGCCTACCACAGCCCTGCCgcaagcaacagcaacccccGCCATCATACGTCAATCCGCCCAGTGGCTGCGAAACCTAACGTCTTGTAACAACCACCACGAACAAGCTCTCGGCTCAACAACACTTCCATTCGAGGTTTTTGCACTCTCCATCTGTTTTTTAAGCCCAGTTCAGTCATCGGCCACAGGTTTTACCAGTCCACACACCTGACATCTGCACGAATTAGAGCCGGCGCAACTCTCACTGCGCCCCCTCCATCCACCATCATGGCGGTCATTGACCAAGACAACTTTTCCAACATCTCGTGGCACAGTGAACAAAACGACCACGCCGGTCCGAGTTCTTCTACACGGGACAATATGACCAGTGCTGAGTTCTCCAAGACCATTCCAGATACCGGGAGGTCAAGCagtgatgggagggggggtcgCGATCACAGTCACCATGGCGATGAAGTCCTAGAGTGCACCGTCTCTGACCCTCACAAGGAGAACGACGGCACCAAGGATGCTTACGTGTCCTATCTTATCACTACCAATGTATGTTTAGGGACAACCATCAATCCAGGGCCTCCGACTGACCCAGGTGCTACTCTATAGACCACATTCTCAACCTTCCAACGACCCGTGACCACCGTTCGCCGTCGTTTCACCGATTTTGTGTTTCTCTACAGAGTTCTATGTCAAGAATACCAGGCATCCGCCATCCCGCCACTGCCCGACAAGCAGCGCATGGAATATGTGCGGGGAGACAGGTTCGGCCCCGACTTTACTGCTCGACGAGCATACTCGTTCCAGCGCTTCCTTTCCCGATTAGCACTGCATCCCGACCTCCGCCGAGCCCCTATTTTCCACACTTTCCTCGAAAGCCATGACTGGAACGCAACCATGCATGCCCGTCAAGCACGGGGATCCCTAGCCCCTCCTCTTGAGGCTGGGAGTCCAGGACCCCAGGCGGGAGGCGACGGCTTCCTCAATACCTTTACAGATTCGTTCATGAACGCCTTCACCAAGACCCAAAAGCCTGATCGTCGTTTCGTTGATACCAAAGAAAAGGCCGACAAGCTCGACGAAGATTTGACCCACGTGGAAAAGGTTGTCGCGCGCGTTGTCCGGAGGGAAGCCGACCTAGAGACGGATCACAAGGATTTGGCTGAGCAATTCCAAAAGCTCATCACTCTCGAGCCAGGGGTTGAATCAGCTGTTCTCGCCTTTGCGGCCTCGGTGGAGGATACCGCCACGGGGCTCAAAAAGCTCAAAGACAGTACCGATCAAGACTATCTCGGCTCCTTGCGTGACATGGTGGCCTATTCGGGCGCCTTGAAGGGTCTGATCAAGGCTCGGGAGCAAAAACAGCTCGACTACGAACAGCTAATCGAATACTTGAACAAGGCTACCTCGGAGCGCGATTCCCTGACGTCGGGGCACTCCTATGTCGGTCCTCTCGGCGGCGCGGGCGGCTTCA is a window of Podospora pseudopauciseta strain CBS 411.78 chromosome 1, whole genome shotgun sequence DNA encoding:
- the SNX4 gene encoding intercellular trafficking and secretion (BUSCO:EOG09261PNZ; COG:U; EggNog:ENOG503NWUV); this encodes MAVIDQDNFSNISWHSEQNDHAGPSSSTRDNMTSAEFSKTIPDTGRSSSDGRGGRDHSHHGDEVLECTVSDPHKENDGTKDAYVSYLITTNTTFSTFQRPVTTVRRRFTDFVFLYRVLCQEYQASAIPPLPDKQRMEYVRGDRFGPDFTARRAYSFQRFLSRLALHPDLRRAPIFHTFLESHDWNATMHARQARGSLAPPLEAGSPGPQAGGDGFLNTFTDSFMNAFTKTQKPDRRFVDTKEKADKLDEDLTHVEKVVARVVRREADLETDHKDLAEQFQKLITLEPGVESAVLAFAASVEDTATGLKKLKDSTDQDYLGSLRDMVAYSGALKGLIKAREQKQLDYEQLIEYLNKATSERDSLTSGHSYVGPLGGAGGFIRSKIEDVRGVDHEQARRDRLRKLELRIDELTRAVENARTESENFGEQVGREVESFEYIKKIELKKQFGGFVDSHIDFYQSTIETWEKYVQEMEAEGAVQPAA
- a CDS encoding hypothetical protein (COG:S; EggNog:ENOG503P2KH), which codes for MTEMDIDTGDDLLTKVALDGSMDYSAWPALLPELVARIEKIAITEFPIPRLPPSRAPVRPPSPRLIPPIPSSEPTELAVDSVPSSQETNKENSSPTAARPSAPAPPSTASPPAPEARAEPPATPDTLPKPVQDMLDEITSVLKENFTENPPHTIQRLSELMLRPRQHYKSVIAWLHALDRVVHVTSGANIYPLPAAIPDMSGMGMSVNGSAGATSGVASTVGTDEALGGALLTPIPWLTSRVNGGPGSDTGSETGGSSPLSASGITGGPGADPSQHLQLQQRQLQQRQAHQLDGRVRTESTETIEGPNGMGRIETVSISVNGIPSTGAGGVGAVLAQRGVTQGELLRQEQRAGVVPISQLARQQQAQQQAQAQAQAQAQAQANGSPDEDSAMSSDPEDEEEIPHARGPEEIGAEDTGPLPAGTGKFTVGTAALAIGESRGINVEAAVGRPPDQTGLPGSKASDSNKEEAVVPQSPKREATDELEGGGAVKKVKEDKEEGDKKDEEEVKKDAEGDLVLPDSAPPASETEHVGDEKKNTAGRQVGDSAESSSSPKTEKGDEEKNTQDSGGDISSA